A DNA window from Rhipicephalus sanguineus isolate Rsan-2018 chromosome 8, BIME_Rsan_1.4, whole genome shotgun sequence contains the following coding sequences:
- the LOC119401354 gene encoding NADH dehydrogenase [ubiquinone] flavoprotein 2, mitochondrial yields the protein MQRASQLAVRASSLWRQGPRNVSVSSALRSDQLFVHRDDERNNAKVKFEFTPENAKRAEAITSIYPEGHKNAAVIPLLDLAQRQHGWLPLTAMHYVADYLGMPRMRVYEVATFYTMFMRQPVGRYHVQVCTTTPCMLRGAEDIQACVERKLGIRPGETTSDGLFTLSVVECLGACVNAPMIQVNDDYYEDLEAKDVDELLDAFKRGERPKPGPRSGRFSCEPAKGLTSLTEPPKGPGFKVRPDL from the coding sequence ATGCAGCGAGCCAGCCAGTTGGCCGTGCGGGCATCTTCACTTTGGCGGCAGGGCCCTCGCAACGTATCCGTCTCTTCGGCTCTTCGCAGCGACCAACTGTTCGTCCATCGTGACGACGAGCGCAACAACGCCAAGGTCAAGTTCGAGTTTACGCCCGAGAACGCCAAGCGCGCCGAGGCGATCACCAGCATCTACCCGGAAGGCCACAAGAACGCCGCGGTCATCCCCCTTCTGGACCTGGCTCAGCGACAGCACGGCTGGCTCCCGCTGACAGCTATGCACTACGTGGCCGACTACCTGGGCATGCCGCGCATGCGGGTCTACGAGGTGGCCACCTTCTACACCATGTTCATGCGGCAGCCCGTGGGCCGCTACCACGTCCAGGTGTGCACCACGACTCCCTGCATGCTTCGCGGCGCCGAGGATATTCAAGCGTGCGTCGAGCGCAAACTGGGCATCCGGCCGGGTGAGACGACCTCTGACGGCCTGTTCACCCTAAGCGTGGTCGAGTGCCTGGGCGCCTGCGTCAACGCGCCTATGATTCAGGTCAACGACGACTACTACGAAGACCTGGAGGCCAAGGACGTCGACGAGCTGCTGGACGCCTTCAAGCGCGGCGAGAGGCCCAAGCCCGGACCGCGGAGCGGCCGCTTCTCTTGCGAGCCGGCCAAGGGCCTGACGTCGCTCACAGAGCCGCCGAAGGGGCCCGGCTTCAAGGTGCGACCCGACCTGTAG